One stretch of Leptospirillum ferriphilum DNA includes these proteins:
- a CDS encoding respiratory chain complex I subunit 1 family protein: MTSLHAMAAFLGQSVLPVLLVLLLAPLFAGWLAIVKALLSNRTPPGLFQPCRDWVKLLSKETIVPEGSSALFRWTPPAVFSLLLVSSLLVPVLGTGGKPMVFGDALVFTGIMAFVRVMMALGAFDTGTPFGHLGGRREMMVGFLAEPATVLVIFTTSLFSGSTMTFQTADALRSGSLLPTPSLVFGGLAFLLVLLGENARIPIDNPATHLELTMIHEAMLLEYTGPSLALMEWGSAVKLVVYLLLGIGLFFPWGLSGTVRPESLLEAGFFLLMKLLVAGLVLGILEVLMAKLRIFRVPEFMTLAFLLAILGFLSHFVLEV; the protein is encoded by the coding sequence ATGACATCCCTGCATGCGATGGCCGCCTTTCTGGGGCAAAGCGTCCTTCCGGTGCTCCTTGTCCTCCTCCTGGCCCCCCTGTTCGCCGGCTGGCTGGCAATCGTGAAGGCCCTTCTCTCAAACCGGACCCCTCCCGGACTCTTCCAGCCCTGTCGGGACTGGGTCAAGCTCCTGTCCAAGGAAACGATCGTTCCGGAAGGGTCCTCCGCCCTTTTCCGATGGACTCCTCCGGCCGTCTTCTCCCTTCTTCTGGTTTCCTCTCTTCTGGTTCCCGTGCTGGGCACCGGCGGAAAACCGATGGTCTTCGGAGACGCCCTCGTTTTCACCGGAATCATGGCGTTTGTCCGGGTCATGATGGCGCTCGGGGCGTTCGACACCGGAACCCCGTTCGGCCATCTGGGAGGGCGCCGGGAGATGATGGTGGGGTTTCTGGCGGAACCGGCCACGGTCCTGGTGATCTTCACCACCTCGCTGTTTTCCGGATCCACCATGACGTTCCAGACGGCCGACGCCCTGCGCTCCGGAAGCCTTCTCCCCACCCCCAGCCTGGTTTTCGGGGGACTGGCGTTCCTCCTGGTCCTGCTGGGGGAGAACGCCCGGATCCCGATCGACAATCCCGCGACCCATCTGGAGCTGACCATGATCCATGAAGCCATGCTCCTGGAATACACGGGGCCGTCCCTGGCCCTGATGGAGTGGGGAAGCGCCGTCAAGCTCGTTGTTTATCTGCTTCTGGGCATCGGCCTGTTTTTTCCGTGGGGACTGTCCGGCACCGTCCGGCCGGAGTCGCTTCTGGAAGCCGGTTTTTTTCTTCTCATGAAACTGCTGGTCGCCGGTCTCGTTCTCGGGATTCTGGAAGTCCTGATGGCCAAACTCCGGATCTTCCGGGTGCCGGAATTCATGACTCTGGCTTTTCTTCTGGCCATTTTGGGGT
- the hyfB gene encoding hydrogenase 4 subunit B — protein MTQDGPFPATPLFLAELGLAGWILLGALGAVLAGHGKKASALSFGSLLLPALLASIAGVDILIHPVPQTRDLPFGWPGMPFRLALDPLSGFFLAVLGFVSIPVLLFAIGFFRDNSVRKTRWVLFWLPLFLGTMSGVLLADDVLTFLVFWEGMALSSFFLVVTDISEEGVRKAGFLYLLMAQIGTGLILLSFFLLADGSSPDGGLSSLAFADLSRLPVSPGIAGWVFFLSFAGFGAKAGIVPLHVWLPEAHPVAPSPVSALMSGLMLKIALYGMIRVDLGLLGVSHLQPFMGVAVLAIGSLSALFGVLHALVQHDPKRLLAYHSIENIGIILIGFGLFLIFRTTGHPVPAAVAFSASLFHVLNHALFKSLLFLGAGTILKKTGTHDLNDLGGLFRTMPATSFLFLVGALAISGLPPLNGFLSEWLTFQAALFAPSLSTFLFQSAVVLSAALLALSSALTAMCFVKVTGVSFFGQARSVRASLVREDRGFELSAMAILALGCLGLGLFPSPVLSGLSSVSLSLTGQPLPFDAEKDPWLWLVPVSSSRAQYSPLLLLASFLAVLAILHLLTVLGRSQRPVRTAPTWNCGYPVRTSRMQETADAFGQPVRHFFAPFFRMERHLPSPGDDRPSYHLEVRDPFWKGLYDPLVSALLCVSDAAETIRNRRISHYLLYSVLTLILLLVFLSEGW, from the coding sequence ATGACACAGGATGGCCCCTTCCCCGCAACTCCTCTCTTCCTGGCGGAACTGGGCCTCGCCGGCTGGATTCTCCTGGGCGCACTCGGGGCGGTTCTGGCAGGGCACGGGAAAAAGGCATCGGCCCTCTCCTTCGGAAGTCTCCTCCTGCCCGCTCTCCTGGCTTCCATAGCCGGCGTCGACATCCTGATCCATCCGGTCCCCCAAACCCGGGACCTGCCGTTCGGATGGCCGGGAATGCCCTTTCGGCTGGCCCTCGATCCCTTGTCCGGCTTTTTTCTCGCCGTGCTCGGGTTCGTGTCGATTCCGGTGCTGCTCTTTGCGATCGGGTTTTTCCGGGACAACAGCGTCCGAAAGACCCGATGGGTCCTCTTCTGGCTTCCGCTCTTTCTCGGAACCATGTCCGGGGTTCTTCTGGCGGACGATGTCCTGACGTTTCTCGTGTTCTGGGAAGGGATGGCCCTGTCGTCCTTCTTTCTCGTCGTCACCGATATTTCGGAAGAGGGGGTGCGAAAAGCCGGATTCCTGTACCTTCTCATGGCCCAGATCGGAACCGGACTGATTCTTTTGTCCTTCTTCCTTCTGGCAGACGGATCATCCCCGGACGGAGGTCTTTCCTCCCTGGCCTTCGCGGACCTCTCCCGTCTTCCGGTCTCCCCCGGGATCGCGGGCTGGGTTTTCTTTCTGTCCTTCGCCGGGTTCGGCGCAAAAGCCGGTATCGTTCCCCTGCACGTCTGGCTGCCGGAAGCCCACCCGGTCGCCCCTTCCCCGGTGTCCGCGCTGATGAGCGGACTCATGCTGAAGATCGCCCTCTACGGCATGATCCGGGTGGATCTCGGACTGCTGGGCGTTTCCCATCTGCAACCGTTCATGGGCGTCGCCGTTCTGGCCATCGGGAGCCTCTCCGCCCTGTTCGGCGTTCTCCATGCTCTCGTGCAGCATGACCCGAAACGCCTGCTCGCCTACCATTCCATCGAGAATATCGGCATCATTCTCATCGGATTCGGTCTTTTCCTGATCTTCCGGACGACCGGACACCCGGTCCCGGCGGCCGTCGCTTTCTCCGCCTCGCTTTTTCATGTCCTGAACCACGCCCTGTTCAAAAGCCTGCTGTTTCTCGGTGCCGGCACCATCCTGAAAAAGACGGGAACCCACGACCTCAACGACCTGGGAGGACTTTTCCGTACCATGCCCGCGACATCGTTCCTCTTTCTCGTCGGGGCCCTGGCCATTTCGGGACTTCCGCCCCTGAACGGATTTCTGTCGGAGTGGCTCACGTTTCAGGCGGCTCTCTTCGCGCCCTCCCTGTCGACCTTCCTGTTTCAGAGCGCTGTCGTTCTGTCGGCGGCGCTTCTGGCTCTCTCCAGCGCCCTGACCGCCATGTGTTTCGTCAAGGTGACCGGTGTCTCCTTTTTCGGGCAGGCCCGGTCGGTCAGGGCGTCTCTTGTTCGCGAAGACCGGGGGTTCGAACTGTCCGCAATGGCAATTCTTGCCCTGGGTTGTCTTGGGCTGGGCCTCTTCCCGTCTCCCGTCCTGTCCGGCCTGTCTTCCGTTTCCCTCTCCCTCACCGGACAACCTCTCCCTTTCGACGCCGAAAAGGACCCGTGGCTCTGGCTTGTCCCGGTTTCCTCCTCCCGGGCCCAATACAGCCCCCTTCTTCTTCTGGCCTCCTTCCTCGCGGTGCTGGCCATTCTTCACCTCCTGACCGTCCTTGGCCGCTCCCAAAGACCGGTCCGGACCGCTCCCACATGGAACTGCGGCTATCCGGTCCGGACCTCCCGGATGCAGGAGACCGCGGACGCGTTTGGTCAACCCGTCCGGCACTTTTTCGCTCCTTTCTTCCGGATGGAAAGGCACCTTCCCTCTCCCGGAGACGATCGTCCCTCCTACCATCTGGAGGTTCGGGACCCCTTCTGGAAGGGCCTTTATGATCCGCTCGTCTCCGCCTTGCTGTGTGTCTCGGACGCGGCCGAGACGATCCGGAACCGCCGGATATCCCACTATCTCCTGTACAGCGTTCTCACCCTGATCCTTTTGCTCGTGTTTCTTTCGGAAGGATGGTGA
- a CDS encoding HigA family addiction module antitoxin yields MQIPRHPGRVLVEDILEPLGVTQTAFASHLGWTFARLNEITNARRGITPDSALSLAEAIPGTTPEFWMDLQRDWDLSLARTSHATATPFPFDPEKRATDFIQSVVAHWTGPDTRKD; encoded by the coding sequence ATGCAGATTCCCCGTCATCCGGGACGCGTCCTCGTCGAGGACATCCTTGAACCCCTCGGGGTGACCCAGACCGCGTTCGCCTCCCACCTCGGCTGGACGTTCGCCCGGCTCAACGAGATCACCAACGCCCGCCGGGGCATCACCCCGGACTCGGCCCTCTCCCTTGCCGAAGCGATCCCGGGAACCACCCCGGAATTCTGGATGGACCTCCAGAGAGACTGGGATCTCTCCCTGGCACGCACCTCTCATGCGACAGCAACGCCCTTCCCGTTCGATCCGGAAAAACGGGCGACAGACTTTATCCAAAGCGTCGTCGCGCACTGGACCGGACCGGACACCCGGAAGGACTGA